The following are encoded together in the Echeneis naucrates chromosome 9, fEcheNa1.1, whole genome shotgun sequence genome:
- the LOC115048443 gene encoding polyubiquitin-B-like isoform X1, producing the protein MEIFVSTVTESFSLTVQPQDTVGSLKLLIQQKVGAPPGQQRLVIDNGRRTELSDDSRQVQSYGLRSGSTVTLLVVQQNSDKFQIHLITDKGATHTYDVRAEETVAELKRRVEQRERVPVSQQRLVHQSQDLGEGRLVDYGVAAGSTIQLLLRLRGGGGRFHLV; encoded by the coding sequence ATGGAGATCTTCGTCAGCACCGTGACTGAGAGCTTCAGTCTGACGGTGCAGCCTCAGGACACAGTCGGCTCTCTGAAGCTCCTCATCCAGCAGAAAGTCGGAGCTCCGCCTGGCCAGCAGAGGCTGGTTATAGACAACGGCCGGAGGACGGAGCTCAGCGACGACTCCAGACAGGTCCAGTCCTACGGCCTCCGGTCCGGGTCCACGGTGACGCTGCTGGTGGTCCAGCAGAACAGTGACAAGTTCCAGATCCATCTGATCACCGATAAGGGGGCGACCCACACCTACGATGTCCGAGCTGAGGAGACCGTCGCTGAGCTGAAACGCAGAGTGGAGCAGAGAGAGCGGGTCCCGGTCAGCCAGCAGAGGCTGGTCCATCAGAGCCAGGACTTGGGAGAAGGGAGACTGGTGGACTACGGCGTCGCAGCCGGCAGCACCATCCAGCTGCTCCTCCGActgagaggaggcggaggaCGCTTTCACTTAGTttag
- the LOC115048444 gene encoding polyubiquitin-B-like: MEIFVSTVTESFSLTVQPQDTVGSLKLLIQQKVGAPPGQQRLVIDNGRRTELSDDSRQVQSYGLRSGSTVKLLVVQQNKFQIHLITDKGATHTYDVRAEETVAELKRRVEQRERVPVSQQRLVHQSQDLGEGRLVDYGVAAGSTIQLLLRLRGGGGRFD, from the coding sequence ATGGAGATCTTCGTCAGCACCGTGACTGAGAGCTTCAGTCTGACGGTGCAGCCTCAGGACACAGTCGGCTCTCTGAAGCTCCTCATCCAGCAGAAAGTCGGAGCTCCGCCTGGCCAGCAGAGGCTGGTTATAGACAACGGCCGGAGGACGGAGCTCAGCGACGACTCCAGACAGGTCCAGTCCTACGGCCTCCGGTCCGGGTCCACGGTGAAGCTGCTGGTGGTCCAGCAGAACAAGTTCCAGATCCATCTGATCACCGATAAGGGGGCGACCCACACCTACGATGTCCGAGCTGAGGAGACCGTCGCTGAGCTGAAACGCAGAGTGGAGCAGAGAGAGCGGGTCCCGGTCAGCCAGCAGAGGCTGGTCCATCAGAGCCAGGACTTGGGAGAAGGGAGACTGGTGGACTACGGCGTCGCAGCCGGCAGCACCATCCAGCTGCTCCTCCGActgagaggaggcggaggaCGCTTCGATTGA
- the LOC115048443 gene encoding polyubiquitin-B-like isoform X2, whose protein sequence is MEIFVSTVTESFSLTVQPQDTVGSLKLLIQQKVGAPPGQQRLVIDNGRRTELSDDSRQVQSYGLRSGSTVTLLVVQQNSDKFQIHLITDKGATHTYDVRAEETVAELKRRVEQRERVPVSQQRLVHQSQDLGEGRLVDYGVAAGSTIQLLLRLRGGGGRFD, encoded by the exons ATGGAGATCTTCGTCAGCACCGTGACTGAGAGCTTCAGTCTGACGGTGCAGCCTCAGGACACAGTCGGCTCTCTGAAGCTCCTCATCCAGCAGAAAGTCGGAGCTCCGCCTGGCCAGCAGAGGCTGGTTATAGACAACGGCCGGAGGACGGAGCTCAGCGACGACTCCAGACAGGTCCAGTCCTACGGCCTCCGGTCCGGGTCCACGGTGACGCTGCTGGTGGTCCAGCAGAACAGTGACAAGTTCCAGATCCATCTGATCACCGATAAGGGGGCGACCCACACCTACGATGTCCGAGCTGAGGAGACCGTCGCTGAGCTGAAACGCAGAGTGGAGCAGAGAGAGCGGGTCCCGGTCAGCCAGCAGAGGCTGGTCCATCAGAGCCAGGACTTGGGAGAAGGGAGACTGGTGGACTACGGCGTCGCAGCCGGCAGCACCATCCAGCTGCTCCTCCGActgagaggag gcggaggaCGCTTCGATTGA